A region from the Sphingomonas brevis genome encodes:
- a CDS encoding adenosine kinase — translation MTKASLDIVAMGDAIVDVIANCDEEFIRAHNLPKGSMQLLTPAQADELYSAMGVAREMSGGSAANSMAGVAAMGGSAGFIGQVAEDQLGLIFEHDMHALGVRFDTPPLLDGPPTGRCLILVTPDGQRTMNTSPGASHELSTEALDRQLIASASILFLEGYLFGPAKPRAAMMDAIDVAHGAGRQVAFTLSESVCIAGRKESFSEMIGSGGVDLLFCNEDEARQLTGRTDLEASLNELAAKVPTLVITKGPDGAIGLEAGERVAIPAAPVRQVVDTTGAGDLFAAGFLAARCKGAGLERCLWTGAIAAGEVIQHYGARPISDLKELVKL, via the coding sequence GTGACCAAAGCTTCCCTCGACATTGTGGCCATGGGCGATGCCATCGTCGACGTCATCGCCAATTGCGATGAGGAGTTCATTCGCGCGCATAATTTGCCCAAGGGCTCGATGCAGCTGCTCACGCCGGCGCAGGCTGACGAGCTTTACTCGGCGATGGGAGTAGCGCGGGAAATGTCGGGCGGATCGGCCGCCAATTCGATGGCGGGCGTCGCGGCGATGGGCGGGTCGGCTGGATTCATCGGCCAGGTCGCCGAAGACCAGCTCGGCCTGATCTTCGAGCATGACATGCACGCGCTCGGTGTGCGCTTCGACACGCCGCCGTTGCTTGATGGCCCGCCGACAGGCCGCTGCCTGATCCTGGTCACGCCGGACGGCCAACGGACGATGAACACGTCGCCTGGGGCCAGCCATGAGCTGAGCACGGAAGCCTTGGACCGCCAGCTGATTGCGTCGGCTTCGATTCTGTTCCTGGAAGGCTATTTATTCGGTCCGGCGAAACCACGCGCGGCGATGATGGATGCGATCGACGTCGCTCACGGCGCCGGCCGGCAAGTCGCGTTCACACTGAGTGAAAGCGTGTGCATCGCCGGACGTAAGGAAAGCTTTTCGGAGATGATCGGCAGCGGCGGGGTCGACTTGCTGTTCTGCAACGAAGATGAGGCGCGACAGTTGACGGGCCGAACCGACCTTGAAGCGTCCCTCAATGAGTTGGCCGCGAAGGTCCCGACACTGGTCATTACCAAGGGGCCGGACGGCGCCATTGGCCTGGAGGCCGGCGAACGGGTTGCGATCCCGGCCGCCCCGGTTAGGCAAGTGGTTGATACAACTGGGGCCGGAGACCTTTTCGCTGCCGGATTTCTCGCCGCTCGGTGCAAGGGCGCAGGCTTGGAACGCTGCCTGTGGACCGGGGCGATCGCCGCCGGCGAGGTGATCCAGCACTATGGCGCTCGGCCGATCTCGGACCTGAAGGAATTGGTGAAGCTATGA
- a CDS encoding AMP nucleosidase codes for MTEQKMIEAILDELETRYSASVENLRDALTDYAEKGIRPDPAKRDDGAFSYPELRIEYDPEMPPPTPDRAFARLNQPGIYTTSIARPAMFREYLREQLEHLIRDYPIKVSVGASASEIPYPYVLDGGELNLEGISTAELSRWFPSTDLVHIGDEVVDGGWDVALDPTRPLALFDALRTDFSLARLKHYTGTPAEHFQRYVLFTNYVRYVDEFVRFAIAALRDPDSRFTSLSVPGGSFEHGDLTDAEEQIAAGAWRRHQMPAYHLITPEGDGITLVNIGVGPSNAKTICDHIAVLRPEAWLMIGHCGGLRPSQTIGDYVLAHAYLRDDHILDDLLPVEIPIPAIAEVQTALYNAALTVTGEDEDSVKKRLRTGTVVTTDDRNWELRYTLSALRFNQSRAVAIDMESATVAAQGYRFRVPYGTLLCVSDKPLHGELKLPGQANAFYERAISQHLRIGIETLDILRNEGDGLHSRKLRSFDEPPLR; via the coding sequence ATGACAGAACAGAAAATGATCGAGGCGATCCTCGACGAGCTTGAAACCCGCTACTCCGCCTCCGTTGAAAATCTTCGCGACGCGCTCACCGACTACGCCGAAAAGGGCATCCGCCCCGATCCCGCCAAGCGCGACGATGGCGCATTTTCCTACCCGGAACTGCGGATCGAATATGATCCCGAAATGCCGCCGCCGACGCCGGATCGCGCCTTTGCACGGCTGAACCAGCCCGGAATTTACACGACGTCCATCGCCCGGCCGGCCATGTTTCGCGAATATCTTCGCGAGCAACTTGAACATCTGATCCGCGATTACCCAATCAAGGTCAGCGTCGGCGCTTCGGCCAGCGAAATCCCCTATCCCTATGTGCTCGATGGCGGCGAATTGAACCTCGAGGGAATTTCGACCGCGGAATTGTCGCGCTGGTTTCCGTCGACCGACCTTGTCCACATTGGCGACGAAGTTGTCGATGGCGGCTGGGACGTGGCGCTGGATCCGACCCGCCCGCTAGCGCTGTTCGATGCGCTCCGCACCGATTTCAGCCTGGCGCGGCTGAAGCATTACACCGGCACGCCGGCCGAGCATTTCCAGCGCTACGTTCTGTTCACCAACTACGTTCGCTACGTCGACGAGTTCGTCCGCTTCGCAATAGCCGCGTTGCGCGACCCGGACAGCCGCTTCACCAGCCTGTCAGTGCCGGGCGGCAGCTTCGAGCATGGCGACCTGACCGACGCCGAGGAGCAGATCGCCGCCGGCGCCTGGCGGCGCCACCAGATGCCGGCTTACCATCTGATAACGCCCGAGGGCGACGGCATCACTTTGGTCAACATCGGCGTCGGGCCATCCAACGCCAAGACGATCTGCGACCATATTGCGGTGCTTCGGCCGGAGGCCTGGTTGATGATCGGCCATTGCGGTGGCCTTCGCCCAAGCCAGACCATCGGCGATTATGTCCTAGCCCATGCCTATTTGCGCGATGATCATATCCTCGATGATTTGCTGCCGGTGGAAATCCCGATCCCGGCCATCGCCGAGGTCCAGACCGCGCTCTACAACGCGGCGCTGACCGTTACCGGCGAGGATGAAGACAGCGTCAAGAAGCGCCTTCGCACGGGCACGGTGGTGACCACCGACGACCGCAACTGGGAGCTTCGCTACACGCTCTCCGCGCTGCGGTTCAACCAGAGCCGCGCGGTTGCGATCGACATGGAATCGGCCACGGTTGCGGCCCAGGGCTATCGCTTCAGGGTACCTTACGGCACGCTGCTCTGCGTGTCGGACAAGCCACTTCATGGTGAGCTGAAGCTGCCCGGCCAGGCCAACGCCTTTTACGAACGGGCGATCAGCCAGCATCTCCGCATCGGCATCGAAACGCTCGACATCCTGCGCAACGAAGGCGACGGACTGCACAGCCGCAAGCTGCGCAGCTTCGACGAGCCGCCGCTGCGCTAG
- a CDS encoding isopenicillin N synthase family dioxygenase: MTDVLTSDQIASVSLADADEDPQGFANELGRSFVDYGFAVIRDHGIPQDLIDSAEQKSKLFFALPEDVKRKYFIEGQSGQRGYTPFGIETAKGLKAHDLKEFWHVGRDLPAGHKYASSMLPNVWPSEVAGFKETFQELFEAFDQAGLKVLRAIARFLKVDEDYFTDTVKDGNSVMRLLHYPAQTEPTGEHIRAGAHEDINTITLLLGAEEAGLELKTKDGRWIPVISRPGELVINIGDMLQRLTNGVLRSTSHRVVNPAPDRASHARFSMPYFLHFRSDFLIEALPGTVAPGEQPKWPPITADDYLQERLREIKLK, from the coding sequence ATGACCGACGTTTTGACCAGCGATCAGATCGCTTCCGTTTCGTTAGCCGATGCCGACGAGGACCCGCAGGGTTTCGCCAATGAGCTTGGCCGCAGTTTCGTCGACTATGGCTTCGCGGTGATACGCGACCATGGCATCCCGCAGGATCTGATCGACAGCGCGGAGCAGAAGTCGAAGTTATTCTTCGCGCTTCCCGAAGACGTGAAGCGGAAATATTTCATCGAGGGTCAGAGTGGCCAGCGCGGCTACACGCCATTCGGGATCGAGACGGCCAAAGGGCTGAAGGCACACGATCTCAAGGAATTCTGGCACGTCGGCCGCGATCTGCCAGCTGGACACAAATATGCGTCGAGCATGTTGCCCAACGTCTGGCCGTCCGAGGTGGCGGGCTTCAAAGAGACGTTCCAGGAGCTTTTTGAGGCGTTCGACCAGGCGGGCCTCAAGGTGCTGCGGGCGATTGCCCGCTTCCTGAAAGTCGACGAGGATTACTTCACGGATACGGTCAAGGACGGCAATTCCGTGATGCGGCTGCTCCATTACCCGGCGCAGACCGAGCCGACCGGCGAGCATATCCGCGCGGGGGCGCATGAAGACATCAACACCATCACGCTGCTCCTGGGGGCCGAGGAGGCCGGGCTGGAGTTGAAGACCAAGGATGGCCGTTGGATCCCGGTCATTTCACGGCCCGGCGAGCTGGTGATCAATATCGGCGACATGCTTCAGCGACTGACCAACGGCGTGCTGCGCTCTACGTCACATCGCGTCGTCAATCCGGCGCCTGACCGGGCGAGCCATGCGCGCTTTTCAATGCCTTACTTCCTCCACTTCCGCTCGGACTTCCTGATTGAAGCGCTGCCGGGCACGGTTGCGCCGGGCGAGCAGCCGAAGTGGCCGCCGATAACGGCCGACGACTATCTCCAGGAGCGGCTCCGGGAAATTAAGCTGAAGTAG
- a CDS encoding TIGR00730 family Rossman fold protein has protein sequence MIRKLAVYCGSAPGSDPAFADAARALVREMAARGVDMVYGGGRLGLMGIIADEMLAAGGKVYGVIPQALVDHEVAHTGLTDLTTVANMHERKAKMTELCDGFVCLPGGIGTLDEMFEAWTWNALGYHAKPFCLLNVNGFWNDLSDFMDHVRDSGFLSQARRLQMLKAETPAEALNLLDEAAKNSEQGVTW, from the coding sequence ATGATCCGGAAGCTAGCGGTCTACTGCGGTTCCGCACCGGGCAGCGACCCGGCTTTCGCCGATGCCGCACGCGCGCTTGTGCGCGAAATGGCAGCGCGCGGCGTCGACATGGTTTATGGCGGCGGACGGCTGGGACTGATGGGGATCATTGCCGACGAGATGCTTGCGGCCGGCGGCAAGGTTTATGGCGTTATCCCGCAGGCCCTGGTCGATCATGAGGTGGCCCATACCGGCCTGACCGACCTCACCACCGTCGCCAACATGCATGAACGCAAGGCCAAGATGACCGAGTTGTGCGACGGGTTCGTCTGCCTTCCGGGTGGGATCGGTACGCTCGATGAGATGTTCGAGGCCTGGACCTGGAACGCACTTGGCTATCACGCCAAGCCCTTCTGCCTTTTGAACGTAAACGGATTCTGGAACGACCTAAGCGATTTCATGGACCATGTGCGCGACAGTGGCTTCCTTAGCCAGGCCCGGCGTCTGCAGATGCTGAAAGCGGAAACGCCGGCAGAAGCGCTCAACCTACTGGACGAAGCGGCGAAAAATTCGGAACAAGGCGTTACTTGGTAG
- a CDS encoding cytidine deaminase, translated as MTDEQLIAAAREAALKAYAPYSRFSVGCAIESVDGQVVTGTNVENACYRLGVCAEQSGLSAAQLAFGLGNVARIAVAGGDGSGTSLSGDLVCTPCGGCRQAIHEASCLSGRDIEIICSNGDGSTVEYHNISTLIPHGFGPANLKDAG; from the coding sequence ATGACCGATGAACAACTGATCGCCGCCGCGCGCGAGGCCGCGCTTAAAGCCTATGCCCCCTACTCTCGTTTTTCGGTGGGCTGCGCGATCGAGAGCGTCGACGGGCAGGTGGTGACCGGCACTAATGTCGAGAATGCCTGCTACCGTCTCGGAGTATGTGCCGAGCAGAGCGGTCTCAGCGCTGCGCAACTTGCCTTCGGTCTCGGCAATGTCGCGCGGATCGCGGTCGCTGGCGGCGATGGTTCGGGTACCAGCCTTTCGGGTGACCTGGTCTGCACGCCATGCGGCGGCTGCCGCCAGGCAATCCACGAGGCCAGCTGCCTGTCCGGCCGCGACATCGAGATCATCTGTTCAAATGGCGACGGCTCAACGGTCGAGTACCACAACATCTCGACCCTCATCCCGCATGGCTTCGGACCGGCCAATCTCAAGGATGCCGGGTAG
- a CDS encoding bifunctional metallophosphatase/5'-nucleotidase, with amino-acid sequence MKKHAFLALVFFLAACATTPRPAPIATGPVEVQILAINDFHGNLEPPNLTVPAADGAVPAGGAAYLANALKQMRTPSSVTVAAGDLIGASPITSALFLDEPTIKALSMAGLDLASVGNHEFDKGSAELLRMQKGGCEKHTNRKPCAVERFTGAGFQYLAANVVGPNGQTLFPATAIKQVGGVRIGFIGMTLKETRTLVSPSGVTGLKFTDEAATANALVPDLKSAGASTIVLLIHQGGSITGKYDDQSCPGLAGDILPILARLDPAIQLVVSGHTHNAYICRVPMPGGGSRLLTSSGKYGALITDIRLTFDRPGGSLTGDKGNFIIVQGEPIQTARLTAPLVSSHRLFAADPEVAALVKRYHDAAAGAANRPVGRLAGAVLKGSEGIESQAAALISDGQLFVARDPGRGNADFALMNNGGARTDLMPAADGAVTFGQIFAMQPFANNVVTKSYTGAEIKAVLEQQFASGTNSVAQPNMLTPSANFRFSFDKSRAAGQRIVTMTLDGRAIDPGKTYRVAVNNFLASGGDNYTLLAGGSEPVDAGLDLDVTEAYLATNPPVPELGRITDLTPKDWVPPKS; translated from the coding sequence ATGAAGAAGCATGCGTTTCTTGCTCTCGTTTTTTTCCTCGCTGCCTGCGCCACGACGCCGCGGCCGGCGCCGATCGCGACCGGACCGGTCGAGGTACAGATTCTCGCCATCAACGATTTCCACGGCAATCTCGAGCCGCCCAATTTGACCGTGCCCGCCGCGGATGGCGCGGTGCCGGCCGGCGGTGCAGCCTATCTCGCCAATGCTCTGAAGCAGATGCGGACGCCAAGCAGCGTCACCGTCGCGGCCGGGGACCTGATCGGCGCAAGCCCGATTACATCCGCCTTGTTCCTTGACGAGCCGACCATCAAGGCGCTGAGCATGGCCGGGCTCGATCTGGCCTCGGTCGGCAATCATGAGTTCGACAAAGGCTCGGCCGAGTTGCTCAGGATGCAAAAGGGCGGCTGCGAGAAACACACCAATCGCAAGCCCTGCGCGGTCGAACGCTTCACGGGTGCCGGCTTCCAATATCTGGCCGCCAATGTCGTGGGGCCAAATGGACAGACGCTGTTTCCGGCCACCGCGATCAAGCAGGTCGGCGGGGTCCGGATCGGCTTCATCGGCATGACGCTGAAAGAGACCAGGACGCTGGTTTCGCCATCCGGCGTGACCGGACTGAAGTTTACCGATGAGGCGGCGACCGCCAACGCGCTGGTTCCAGACCTTAAGTCAGCCGGGGCCAGCACCATCGTCCTGCTGATCCACCAGGGCGGCTCGATCACCGGCAAATATGATGACCAAAGCTGTCCGGGCCTGGCCGGGGACATTTTGCCGATCCTTGCCAGGCTCGATCCAGCCATCCAGCTGGTCGTCTCCGGGCATACCCACAATGCCTATATCTGCCGCGTTCCTATGCCGGGCGGGGGTTCGCGATTGCTGACCAGCTCGGGCAAATATGGGGCGCTGATCACGGACATCCGGTTGACCTTTGACCGGCCGGGCGGTTCGCTGACCGGCGACAAGGGCAACTTCATCATCGTCCAGGGCGAGCCGATCCAGACGGCGCGCCTGACCGCACCTCTAGTGTCGTCACATCGGCTATTTGCGGCCGATCCTGAGGTGGCCGCACTGGTCAAGCGTTACCATGATGCGGCTGCGGGCGCTGCCAACCGCCCGGTGGGACGCCTTGCGGGCGCCGTGCTTAAGGGCAGCGAAGGCATTGAGAGTCAGGCGGCCGCGTTGATCTCCGACGGTCAGCTGTTCGTCGCCCGCGACCCTGGCCGCGGCAACGCCGACTTCGCATTGATGAATAACGGCGGGGCGCGCACCGACCTGATGCCGGCCGCCGACGGCGCCGTTACCTTCGGCCAGATTTTTGCGATGCAACCCTTCGCCAACAACGTCGTGACCAAAAGCTACACGGGGGCGGAGATCAAGGCGGTGTTGGAGCAGCAGTTCGCCAGCGGGACCAACAGTGTGGCCCAGCCCAACATGTTGACGCCCTCGGCCAATTTCCGCTTCAGTTTTGACAAGTCGCGTGCCGCAGGCCAGCGGATCGTCACAATGACCCTGGACGGCAGGGCTATCGATCCGGGCAAAACCTACCGTGTTGCGGTCAACAATTTCCTCGCCTCGGGTGGGGACAATTACACGCTTCTCGCGGGCGGCAGTGAGCCGGTCGATGCCGGGCTCGATCTTGATGTGACCGAAGCCTATCTCGCTACCAATCCGCCGGTGCCGGAGCTCGGCCGGATTACCGACCTCACGCCCAAGGACTGGGTGCCTCCGAAGAGCTAG
- a CDS encoding NupC/NupG family nucleoside CNT transporter — MNQLLGLAGIAAIILIAVLFSSNRKAIRLRVVGAAFALQAVIAFLVLRTSGGRAVIQGMSDGVASLLSYATKGTEFLFGPTDANPLAHTFAIAALPVIVFFASLVAILYHLGIMQRIVRWVGGAIGWVTGISRVESLGSAANIFVGQSESPLVVRPYLAALAPSHLFTLMAVGMAGVAGTILAAYAGLLGEKYLPYLLAAAFMSAPGGILMAKLIMPDEPADPEELALKGGAVVAPEDEIEVHTFEEGERPANIIMAAAQGAQTGVKLAVAVGAMVLAFVALVALANGILGGIGGWFGRPDLSFQAIVGLLFSPVMYLIGVPWNEAGVAGGLFGTKIVLNEFVAFIDLGNAAGPAAALSDRSRAIVTFALCGFANFSSIAIQMAVTGNLAPNQRPMIAKLGLRALLAGSLANLMSAALAGLMIG; from the coding sequence ATGAACCAATTGCTTGGGCTGGCGGGGATCGCCGCTATCATTCTGATTGCCGTGCTGTTTTCGTCTAACCGCAAGGCAATCCGCCTGCGCGTCGTCGGTGCTGCCTTCGCATTACAGGCGGTCATCGCCTTCCTGGTGCTTCGAACCAGCGGCGGACGCGCGGTCATCCAGGGCATGTCGGATGGTGTCGCCAGCCTGCTCAGCTACGCCACCAAGGGCACCGAATTCCTGTTCGGCCCGACCGACGCCAACCCCCTGGCGCACACTTTTGCCATCGCCGCGCTACCGGTAATCGTCTTCTTCGCCTCCCTGGTCGCCATCCTTTATCATCTTGGCATCATGCAGCGGATCGTGCGCTGGGTCGGCGGCGCGATCGGCTGGGTGACCGGGATCAGCCGGGTCGAATCGCTTGGTTCGGCAGCCAATATATTCGTCGGCCAGTCGGAAAGCCCGTTGGTGGTCCGGCCTTATCTCGCCGCGCTGGCGCCGTCGCACCTGTTCACCCTGATGGCAGTAGGTATGGCCGGCGTCGCCGGGACAATCCTCGCAGCCTATGCCGGGCTGCTCGGCGAAAAATATCTGCCTTATCTGTTGGCCGCGGCATTCATGTCCGCTCCGGGCGGCATCCTGATGGCCAAGCTAATCATGCCGGACGAACCGGCCGATCCCGAGGAACTTGCCCTCAAAGGCGGCGCGGTCGTCGCGCCCGAGGATGAGATTGAGGTCCATACCTTCGAGGAGGGCGAGCGCCCGGCAAACATCATCATGGCCGCCGCGCAGGGCGCGCAAACCGGCGTCAAGCTGGCGGTGGCCGTCGGCGCGATGGTATTGGCGTTCGTCGCCCTGGTGGCGCTCGCCAATGGTATTCTCGGAGGTATCGGCGGCTGGTTCGGCCGGCCCGACCTGTCGTTCCAGGCAATTGTCGGCCTGCTGTTTTCGCCGGTAATGTATCTGATCGGCGTTCCGTGGAACGAGGCGGGGGTTGCCGGCGGCCTGTTCGGCACCAAGATCGTCCTGAACGAATTCGTTGCCTTCATCGACCTCGGCAATGCCGCGGGTCCCGCGGCCGCGCTCAGCGACCGTAGCCGGGCCATTGTCACCTTCGCGCTGTGCGGCTTCGCCAACTTCTCGTCGATCGCAATCCAGATGGCGGTGACCGGCAACCTCGCGCCGAACCAGCGGCCGATGATCGCCAAGCTTGGCCTGCGCGCACTGCTGGCCGGCTCGCTCGCCAATCTGATGAGCGCCGCGTTAGCCGGGCTGATGATCGGCTGA